One part of the Streptomyces sp. NBC_00286 genome encodes these proteins:
- the cobI gene encoding precorrin-2 C(20)-methyltransferase, protein MSSRLIGVGVGPGDPELVTVKGVNALRTADVVVVPVMETGERGRAEATVLHYVPEDKVVRVVFALNERSDRGRREAAWDAAGARVAELLRTHATVAFATIGDPNVYSTFTYLAQTIEELAPGTAVETVPGITAMQDLAARSGAVLTEGTEPLTLVPVTAGAAVLKDALSGPGTVVAYKFGRLAEEVAAALRETGRLDDAVWGSALGLPEESISPASDLDGTPLPYLSTLIAPAQRHGKRGGKL, encoded by the coding sequence ATGAGCAGCAGGCTGATCGGAGTCGGAGTGGGCCCCGGGGACCCGGAGCTCGTGACGGTCAAGGGGGTCAATGCTCTCCGCACGGCGGACGTGGTCGTCGTTCCCGTGATGGAGACGGGCGAGCGCGGGCGCGCCGAGGCCACCGTGCTGCACTACGTACCCGAGGACAAGGTCGTACGGGTCGTGTTCGCGCTCAACGAGCGGTCGGACCGCGGGCGGCGCGAGGCGGCTTGGGACGCGGCCGGTGCGCGGGTGGCCGAGTTGCTGCGCACCCACGCCACCGTCGCCTTCGCGACCATCGGCGACCCGAACGTGTATTCCACGTTCACCTATCTCGCGCAGACCATCGAGGAGTTGGCCCCGGGCACGGCCGTCGAAACGGTGCCCGGCATCACCGCGATGCAGGACCTCGCGGCCCGTTCCGGTGCCGTACTGACCGAGGGCACCGAGCCGCTCACGCTGGTCCCCGTCACGGCCGGCGCCGCAGTCCTGAAGGACGCGCTGAGCGGCCCGGGAACGGTGGTGGCGTACAAGTTCGGCCGCCTGGCGGAGGAAGTGGCTGCAGCGCTCCGGGAAACCGGGCGGCTCGATGACGCGGTATGGGGTTCGGCACTGGGCCTCCCCGAAGAGTCGATCAGCCCCGCATCCGACCTGGACGGCACTCCCCTGCCCTACCTCTCCACCCTCATCGCCCCAGCCCAACGCCACGGCAAACGCGGCGGAAAGCTGTGA
- a CDS encoding cobyrinate a,c-diamide synthase, which yields MSVPRLVIAAPSSGSGKTTVATGLMAAFASRGLAVSPHKVGPDYIDPGYHALAAGRVGRNLDAYLCGAELVAPLFAHGARGCDVAVVEGVMGLYDGAAGEGELASTAHVAKLLRAPVVLVVDASSQARSVAALVHGFASWDPEVWVAGVILNKVGSERHEVMLREALDGAGVSVLGVLQRDREVGTPARHLGLVPVAERRGEAVGAVGVMASRVREGCDLDALLALARSAPALSGAAWDPAEVVACGAISPAPPLPETGGSAPRPPYRPERPRPQTPDGLEVAGVGGCQSALRPRPQTPDGLSGVGLGSNELAGPTGPNQPKAAPIVAIAGGPAFTFSYAEHAELLAAAGAEVVTFDPLHDEQLPDGTAGLVIGGGFPEVYASELSANEPLRKAIAELAFSGAPVAAECAGLLYLSRELDGQPMCGVLDATARMDERLTLGYREAVAVSDSVLAAAGTRMRGHEFHRTVVEPGAGAAPAWGLHAPQRRVEGFVQQGVHASYVHTHWASAPGVARRFVERCRTS from the coding sequence ATGTCCGTTCCTCGGCTGGTCATTGCCGCGCCGTCTTCGGGCAGCGGCAAGACCACTGTTGCTACGGGGCTGATGGCGGCGTTCGCCTCGCGGGGGCTTGCCGTGTCTCCGCACAAGGTGGGGCCCGACTACATCGATCCCGGGTATCACGCGCTTGCCGCCGGGCGGGTGGGGCGGAATCTCGATGCGTATCTGTGTGGGGCGGAGTTGGTGGCTCCGTTGTTCGCGCATGGTGCGCGGGGGTGTGATGTCGCGGTTGTCGAGGGTGTGATGGGGCTGTACGACGGGGCCGCCGGGGAGGGGGAGCTGGCGTCCACCGCTCATGTGGCGAAGTTGTTGCGGGCGCCGGTGGTGTTGGTTGTGGATGCGTCTTCGCAGGCTCGGTCGGTGGCTGCGTTGGTGCATGGGTTTGCTTCCTGGGATCCCGAGGTGTGGGTTGCGGGGGTGATTCTCAACAAGGTGGGGTCTGAGCGGCATGAGGTGATGTTGCGGGAAGCGTTGGACGGGGCCGGGGTGTCTGTGCTGGGCGTCTTGCAACGCGATCGGGAGGTGGGGACGCCGGCTCGGCATCTTGGGTTGGTGCCGGTTGCCGAGCGGCGGGGGGAGGCGGTTGGGGCGGTTGGGGTCATGGCGTCGCGGGTGCGGGAAGGGTGCGATCTGGATGCGCTGCTTGCGCTGGCGCGGAGTGCGCCTGCGTTGTCGGGTGCGGCGTGGGATCCGGCTGAGGTGGTGGCCTGCGGCGCCATTTCCCCAGCCCCGCCCCTTCCCGAAACTGGGGGCTCCGCCCCCAGGCCCCCTTATCGGCCTGAACGGCCTCGTCCTCAAACGCCGGACGGGCTGGAGGTAGCTGGGGTGGGTGGGTGTCAGTCGGCCTTGCGGCCTCGTCCTCAAACGCCGGACGGGCTGAGTGGTGTCGGCCTGGGCTCAAATGAACTGGCCGGGCCAACAGGCCCGAACCAGCCGAAGGCGGCCCCCATCGTCGCCATCGCCGGCGGGCCCGCCTTCACCTTCTCTTACGCCGAGCATGCCGAGCTGCTTGCCGCCGCCGGAGCAGAAGTCGTGACCTTCGACCCGCTCCATGACGAGCAACTGCCGGATGGAACGGCGGGGTTGGTCATCGGAGGCGGGTTCCCGGAGGTGTATGCCTCCGAGCTGTCCGCCAACGAGCCTCTGCGCAAAGCCATCGCCGAACTGGCCTTCAGTGGTGCTCCTGTCGCCGCCGAATGCGCCGGTCTCCTCTACCTCTCCCGTGAGCTCGACGGTCAGCCGATGTGCGGCGTGCTGGACGCGACTGCCCGTATGGACGAGCGGTTGACCCTCGGGTATCGGGAGGCCGTGGCTGTGAGCGACAGCGTGCTCGCGGCGGCCGGGACGCGGATGCGCGGGCACGAGTTTCACCGGACCGTCGTCGAGCCGGGCGCGGGGGCCGCTCCCGCCTGGGGGCTCCATGCTCCTCAACGGCGGGTCGAAGGTTTCGTACAACAAGGTGTGCACGCGAGTTACGTGCACACGCACTGGGCGTCCGCACCCGGCGTCGCCCGTCGGTTCGTGGAGAGGTGCCGGACGTCATGA
- the cobO gene encoding cob(I)yrinic acid a,c-diamide adenosyltransferase — translation MPQGQPSVVPDDGLTTRQRRNRPLVVVHTGIGKGKSTAAFGLALRAWNQGWPIGVFQFVKSAKWKVGEENALRVLGASGEGGSVDWHKMGEGWSWVQRDSQMDNEEKAREGWEQVKRDLAAETYKLYVLDEFAYPMHWGWVDVDEVIAVLRDRPGAQHVVITGRNAPEKLVDFADLVTDMSKVKHPMDAGQKGQRGIEW, via the coding sequence ATGCCGCAGGGACAGCCGAGTGTCGTACCGGATGACGGGTTGACGACTCGTCAGCGGAGGAATCGTCCGCTCGTCGTCGTGCATACGGGGATCGGCAAGGGCAAGTCCACCGCCGCTTTCGGGCTCGCGTTGCGGGCGTGGAATCAGGGGTGGCCGATCGGGGTGTTCCAGTTCGTGAAGTCGGCGAAGTGGAAGGTCGGCGAGGAGAACGCGCTCAGGGTCCTCGGCGCCTCCGGCGAGGGCGGGTCCGTCGACTGGCACAAGATGGGTGAGGGCTGGTCCTGGGTGCAGCGCGACTCCCAGATGGACAACGAGGAGAAGGCCCGCGAAGGGTGGGAGCAGGTCAAGCGGGACCTCGCTGCCGAGACGTACAAGCTGTATGTCCTCGATGAGTTCGCGTACCCCATGCACTGGGGGTGGGTCGATGTCGATGAAGTCATCGCCGTGCTTCGGGATCGGCCGGGGGCGCAGCATGTCGTGATCACCGGGCGGAACGCGCCCGAGAAGCTCGTCGACTTCGCCGATCTCGTCACCGACATGTCCAAGGTCAAGCATCCGATGGACGCCGGTCAGAAGGGCCAGAGGGGCATCGAGTGGTGA